A genomic region of Pseudomonas sp. KU43P contains the following coding sequences:
- a CDS encoding multidrug efflux RND transporter permease subunit gives MAFTDPFIRRPVLASVVSLLILLLGFQAWSKLQIRQYPQMENALITVTTAYPGANAETIQGYITQPLQQSLASAEGIDYMTSVSRQNFSVISIYARIGADSDRLFTELLAKANEVRNQLPQDSEDPVLSKEAADASALMYISFYSKEMSNPQITDYLSRVIQPKLATLPGMAEAEILGNQVFAMRIWIDPVKLAGFGLSATDVTNAVRRYNFLSAAGEVKGEYVVTSINASTELKSAEAFAALPVKTAGDSRVLLGDVARVEMGAENYDTVSSFDGTPSVYIGIKATPAANPLEVIKEVRRIMPELESQLPSALKASIAYDATLFIQASIDEVIKTLGEAVLIVIVVVFLFLGALRSVLIPVVTIPLSMIGVLFFMQMMGYSLNLLTLLAMVLAIGLVVDDAIVVVENIHRHMEEGKSPFDAALEGAREIAMPVVSMTITLAAVYAPIGFLTGLTGALFKEFALTLAGAVIISGIVALTLSPMMCALLLRQEQSPSGLAHRLDQLFERLKVRYQRILHTTLDSRPVVLVFAVIILCLIPVLLKFTQNELAPNEDQGVIFMMSSSPQPANLDYLNAYTDQFTPLFKTFPEYYSSFQINGFNGVQSGIGGFLLKPWNERERTQMELLPLVQAKLEEIGGLQIFGFNLPSLPGTGEGLPFQFVINTAGDYPALLEVAQRVKERAQASGKFAFLDIDLAFDKPEVVVDIDRAKAAQMGVSMDTLGGTLATLLGEAEINRFTLEGRSYKVIAQVERPYRDNPGWLNSYYVKNDQGQLLPLSTLITLSDRARPRQLNQFQQLNSAIIQGVPMVSIGEALQTVSDIAREEAPEGFSFDYAGAARQYVQEGSALWVTFGLALAIIFLVLAAQFESFRDPLVILVTVPLSICGALLPLFLGISSMNIYTQVGLVTLIGLISKHGILIVEFANQLREEKGLGVREAIEEAAAIRLRPVLMTTAAMVFGMVPLILATGAGAVSRFDIGTVIATGMSIGTLFTLFVLPCIYTLLAHKTQAREAVAA, from the coding sequence ATGGCGTTCACCGACCCCTTCATCCGTCGCCCGGTCCTGGCCAGCGTGGTCAGCCTGCTGATCCTGCTGTTGGGTTTCCAGGCCTGGAGCAAGCTGCAGATCCGCCAGTACCCGCAAATGGAAAACGCCCTGATCACGGTGACCACCGCCTACCCCGGGGCCAACGCCGAAACCATCCAGGGCTACATCACCCAGCCGCTGCAACAGAGCCTGGCCAGCGCCGAGGGCATCGACTACATGACCTCGGTAAGCCGGCAGAACTTCTCGGTCATCTCCATCTATGCGCGGATCGGCGCCGACAGCGACCGGCTGTTCACCGAGCTGCTGGCCAAGGCCAACGAAGTGCGCAACCAGCTCCCGCAAGATTCCGAAGACCCCGTACTGAGCAAGGAAGCGGCCGATGCCTCGGCGCTGATGTACATCAGCTTCTACAGCAAGGAAATGAGCAACCCGCAGATCACCGATTACCTGTCGCGGGTGATCCAGCCGAAGCTGGCCACCTTGCCCGGCATGGCCGAGGCGGAAATCCTCGGCAACCAGGTGTTCGCCATGCGCATCTGGATCGACCCAGTGAAACTGGCCGGCTTTGGCCTCTCGGCCACGGATGTGACCAACGCCGTGCGCCGCTACAACTTCCTGTCTGCGGCGGGCGAGGTAAAAGGCGAATACGTGGTCACCAGCATCAACGCCAGTACCGAGTTGAAGTCGGCCGAGGCTTTTGCCGCACTCCCCGTCAAGACGGCGGGCGACAGCCGCGTGCTGCTGGGCGATGTGGCGCGGGTCGAGATGGGCGCGGAAAACTACGACACGGTCAGCTCGTTCGACGGTACCCCGTCGGTGTACATCGGCATAAAGGCTACCCCCGCTGCCAACCCCCTGGAGGTGATCAAGGAAGTGCGGCGGATCATGCCGGAGCTGGAGAGCCAGCTACCATCGGCGCTCAAGGCATCAATCGCCTACGACGCCACGCTGTTCATCCAGGCCTCCATCGACGAAGTGATCAAGACCCTCGGCGAAGCAGTGTTGATCGTCATCGTGGTGGTGTTCCTGTTCCTCGGCGCCCTGCGCTCGGTGCTGATACCGGTGGTGACCATTCCGCTGTCGATGATCGGCGTGCTGTTCTTCATGCAGATGATGGGCTATTCGCTCAACCTGCTGACGCTCCTGGCGATGGTGCTGGCCATCGGCCTGGTGGTGGACGATGCCATCGTCGTGGTGGAGAACATCCATCGGCACATGGAAGAAGGCAAGTCGCCGTTCGACGCAGCCCTTGAGGGCGCACGGGAAATTGCCATGCCGGTGGTGTCGATGACCATCACCCTGGCGGCGGTGTACGCGCCCATTGGCTTCCTGACCGGGCTCACGGGCGCCTTGTTCAAGGAGTTCGCCTTGACCCTCGCAGGCGCGGTGATCATCTCGGGTATCGTCGCCCTGACCCTGTCACCCATGATGTGCGCCCTGCTGCTGCGCCAAGAACAGAGCCCCAGCGGCTTGGCCCACCGCCTGGACCAACTGTTCGAGCGCCTGAAAGTGCGCTACCAGCGCATCCTGCACACCACCCTGGACAGCCGCCCGGTGGTGCTGGTATTCGCCGTGATCATCCTGTGCCTGATCCCGGTGCTGCTCAAGTTCACCCAGAACGAACTGGCACCGAACGAAGACCAGGGTGTGATCTTCATGATGAGCAGCTCGCCGCAGCCGGCCAACCTCGACTACCTCAATGCCTACACCGACCAGTTCACGCCCCTGTTCAAGACCTTCCCCGAGTACTACTCATCGTTCCAGATCAACGGTTTCAATGGGGTGCAAAGCGGTATCGGCGGCTTTCTGCTCAAGCCCTGGAACGAGCGCGAGCGCACGCAGATGGAACTGCTGCCGCTGGTACAAGCCAAGCTCGAAGAAATCGGCGGCCTGCAGATCTTCGGTTTCAACCTGCCGTCGCTACCTGGCACCGGTGAGGGCCTGCCGTTCCAGTTCGTGATCAATACCGCCGGTGACTACCCGGCCCTGCTGGAAGTGGCCCAGCGGGTCAAGGAACGTGCCCAGGCCTCCGGCAAGTTTGCCTTCCTCGACATCGACCTGGCCTTCGACAAACCCGAAGTGGTGGTCGATATCGACCGGGCCAAGGCCGCCCAGATGGGCGTGTCCATGGACACTCTGGGCGGCACCCTGGCAACCTTGCTGGGTGAAGCCGAGATCAACCGCTTTACCCTGGAAGGCCGCAGCTACAAGGTGATCGCCCAGGTCGAGCGGCCCTACCGTGACAACCCTGGCTGGCTCAACAGCTATTACGTGAAGAACGACCAGGGCCAGTTGCTGCCGCTGTCGACCCTCATCACCCTCAGTGACCGCGCCCGGCCGCGCCAGCTCAACCAGTTCCAGCAGCTCAACTCGGCGATCATCCAGGGCGTGCCGATGGTCAGCATTGGCGAAGCGCTGCAGACCGTCAGCGATATTGCCCGTGAAGAAGCCCCGGAGGGGTTCTCGTTCGATTACGCCGGTGCCGCGCGGCAGTATGTGCAGGAAGGCAGTGCGCTTTGGGTGACCTTCGGCCTGGCGCTGGCGATCATTTTCTTGGTGCTGGCGGCCCAATTCGAGAGCTTCCGCGACCCGCTGGTGATTCTGGTGACGGTGCCACTGTCGATCTGCGGGGCGCTGCTGCCACTGTTCCTGGGCATTTCCAGCATGAACATCTATACCCAGGTCGGGCTGGTGACGCTGATCGGCCTGATCAGCAAGCACGGCATCCTCATTGTCGAGTTCGCCAACCAGTTGCGCGAGGAGAAGGGCCTGGGTGTGCGTGAGGCCATCGAGGAAGCGGCGGCCATACGTCTGCGGCCTGTACTGATGACCACGGCGGCGATGGTGTTCGGCATGGTGCCCCTGATTCTGGCAACGGGCGCCGGAGCGGTGAGCCGGTTCGATATCGGCACGGTGATTGCGACCGGGATGTCGATCGGGACGTTGTTTACCTTGTTTGTGTTGCCTTGCATCTACACCTTGCTGGCGCACAAGACGCAGGCCAGGGAGGCTGTTGCCGCCTGA
- a CDS encoding class I SAM-dependent methyltransferase has product MRSPIKLEFSEKYDQQHAQEYFLKHQDGLARRMSHKRDEQLARRALALAGEPGLVLDLPCGAGRFWPLLAEKPNRVIIGADNSEAMIQTACAAQPPEVVARVRPLQTSAFAIDLPDNSVDSIFCMRLFHHIGEAAHRKTILSEFQRVSRDSVILSLWVDGNFKAWRRRKLEQRRSAKAEPDSYQNRFVLPAETVEEEFKAAGFRIQERLDFLPFYAMWRVYVLRKG; this is encoded by the coding sequence ATGCGTAGCCCGATCAAACTCGAATTTTCCGAGAAGTACGACCAGCAACATGCTCAGGAGTACTTCCTCAAGCACCAGGATGGCCTGGCCCGTCGCATGTCCCACAAACGCGACGAGCAGCTGGCACGCCGTGCCCTGGCGCTGGCCGGAGAACCGGGATTGGTACTCGACCTGCCTTGCGGCGCCGGTCGATTCTGGCCGCTGCTGGCGGAAAAACCGAACCGGGTGATCATCGGTGCCGACAACTCCGAGGCGATGATCCAGACAGCCTGTGCCGCACAACCGCCGGAGGTGGTAGCGCGGGTACGTCCTTTGCAGACCTCAGCATTCGCCATCGACCTGCCGGACAATTCGGTCGACAGCATTTTCTGCATGCGGCTCTTTCACCACATTGGCGAGGCGGCTCACCGCAAGACAATTTTGTCGGAATTCCAAAGGGTTAGCCGTGACAGCGTAATCCTGTCATTGTGGGTGGACGGTAACTTCAAGGCCTGGAGACGCAGGAAGCTTGAGCAGCGGCGCAGTGCCAAGGCCGAGCCCGACAGCTACCAGAACCGTTTTGTGTTACCGGCAGAGACAGTTGAAGAAGAATTCAAGGCCGCCGGCTTCAGAATCCAGGAACGCCTCGACTTCCTGCCGTTCTATGCCATGTGGCGGGTTTATGTATTGCGTAAGGGGTAG
- a CDS encoding phosphatase PAP2 family protein: MQPPLRPRPINYWLYLGIPLAAAVALILLELTSVDMDVANLFFDQTAGQFVGRHSYLLENILHDRVKQVVILLGLLSVVAFASSFFCKRLFGWRRELGCLVLALGLSTAFVTPLKKVTQVQCPWSLTQFGGKETYSKLLEPRPATDKPGMCWPGGHAATGFCLFGLFFMLRDRRPRLARVAFVVALLAGSVLSVGRMMQGAHFLSHNVWTAVFCWLIGLGSYYLVLYRKGVAQAPAAERSLA, encoded by the coding sequence ATGCAACCTCCCCTTCGTCCTCGTCCGATCAACTACTGGCTGTACCTGGGCATACCTTTGGCCGCCGCAGTGGCCTTGATTCTGCTCGAACTGACGTCGGTCGACATGGACGTGGCCAACCTGTTCTTCGATCAAACAGCCGGCCAATTCGTCGGCCGCCACAGCTACCTGCTGGAAAACATCCTGCACGACCGCGTCAAGCAGGTGGTGATTCTGCTCGGCCTGCTGTCGGTGGTGGCGTTTGCCTCGAGTTTTTTCTGCAAGCGCCTGTTCGGCTGGCGCCGCGAGCTGGGTTGCCTGGTGCTTGCGCTGGGCCTGTCCACGGCTTTTGTCACACCACTCAAGAAAGTGACCCAGGTGCAATGCCCCTGGAGCCTGACCCAGTTCGGCGGCAAGGAAACCTACAGCAAACTGCTAGAGCCGCGCCCGGCCACCGACAAGCCTGGCATGTGCTGGCCAGGTGGGCATGCAGCCACCGGCTTCTGCCTGTTCGGCTTGTTCTTCATGCTGCGTGACCGTCGCCCGCGGCTGGCGCGGGTGGCGTTTGTGGTGGCTCTGCTGGCCGGCTCGGTGCTGTCGGTTGGCCGGATGATGCAAGGGGCGCATTTCCTCTCGCACAACGTCTGGACGGCCGTCTTCTGCTGGTTGATCGGTTTGGGCTCGTATTACCTGGTGCTGTATCGCAAGGGGGTAGCTCAGGCGCCAGCCGCCGAGCGCAGCCTCGCCTGA
- the colR gene encoding two-component system response regulator ColR yields MRILLVEDNRDILANLADYLGMKGYTVDCAQDGLSGLHLAATEHYDLIVLDIMLPGIDGYTLCKRLREDARRDTPVIMLTARDQLDDRLQGFRSGADDYLLKPFALSELAARIEAVLRRAQGGGRRTLQVADLSYDLDTLEVTRQGRLLKLNPVGLKLLAVLMQKSPHVLRREVLEEALWGDDCPDSDSLRSHVHQLRQVIDKPFEKPLLHTVHGVGYRLAEGRDGV; encoded by the coding sequence ATGCGCATTCTTTTGGTTGAAGACAACCGCGATATTCTCGCCAACCTGGCCGATTACCTAGGCATGAAAGGCTACACCGTCGACTGCGCCCAGGACGGCCTATCCGGGCTGCACCTGGCCGCCACCGAACACTATGACCTGATCGTGCTCGACATCATGCTGCCAGGCATCGATGGTTACACCCTGTGCAAGCGCCTGCGTGAGGACGCCCGCCGCGATACCCCGGTTATCATGCTCACTGCCCGTGACCAGCTCGATGACCGCCTGCAAGGCTTCCGCTCCGGCGCCGACGACTACCTGCTCAAACCGTTCGCCCTCTCCGAGCTGGCCGCGCGCATCGAAGCGGTATTGCGCCGGGCCCAGGGTGGCGGTCGGCGTACCCTGCAGGTCGCCGACCTGAGCTACGACCTCGATACCCTGGAAGTCACTCGCCAGGGCCGCCTGCTCAAGCTCAACCCGGTCGGCCTCAAGCTGCTCGCTGTGCTCATGCAGAAGAGCCCGCACGTGCTGCGCCGCGAAGTGCTGGAAGAAGCCCTTTGGGGCGACGACTGCCCCGACAGCGACAGCCTGCGCAGCCACGTGCACCAGCTTCGCCAAGTGATCGACAAACCGTTCGAGAAACCGCTGCTGCATACCGTCCATGGCGTCGGCTATCGCCTCGCCGAGGGTCGCGATGGAGTTTAA
- a CDS encoding DUF1513 domain-containing protein — protein MLRRQAIKLGSVLLSALTLGGWSLFRNKGSEPLLLSARDDGDGKHYAVGFRLDGTQVFSTQVGQRCHAIINHPSLPIALFVARRPGTESYLVDLRDGRLLQTITSQPGRHFYGHAVIHHGGEWLYATENDTTDPGRGVLGVYRFEGERLVHTGEIPTHGIGPHEVAWLPDGETLVVANGGIRTEAESRVEMNLDAMQPSLVLMQRDGTLLSKETLAQQMNSVRHLAVGSDGTVVACQQFMGDADETAELLAIKRPGEPFKAFPVPERQLQSMAQYTASVAIHSDLRLVALTAPRANRLFIWDLDSGAVKLDAPMPDCAGVGAVQDGFVVTSGQGRCRFYDCRKAELIGQPMNLPSGFWDNHLHLA, from the coding sequence ATGCTGCGACGCCAGGCAATCAAACTCGGTAGCGTACTGCTCAGCGCCCTGACACTGGGCGGCTGGAGCCTGTTCCGCAACAAAGGCAGCGAACCCTTGCTGCTGTCGGCGCGTGACGATGGCGACGGCAAGCATTACGCGGTCGGGTTTCGCCTGGACGGCACCCAGGTGTTCAGCACCCAGGTGGGCCAGCGTTGCCATGCCATCATCAACCACCCGAGCTTACCGATCGCCCTGTTCGTCGCGCGCCGCCCTGGCACCGAGAGTTACCTGGTCGACCTGCGCGACGGGCGCCTGCTGCAAACCATCACCTCGCAGCCTGGCCGCCATTTCTACGGCCACGCGGTGATCCACCACGGCGGTGAATGGCTGTACGCCACCGAAAACGACACTACCGACCCGGGCCGTGGCGTATTGGGTGTCTACCGATTCGAAGGTGAACGCCTGGTGCACACCGGCGAGATTCCGACCCACGGCATCGGCCCCCACGAAGTGGCCTGGCTCCCCGACGGCGAAACCCTGGTGGTGGCCAACGGTGGTATCCGCACCGAGGCCGAAAGCCGGGTCGAGATGAACCTCGATGCCATGCAGCCAAGCCTTGTGCTGATGCAGCGCGACGGAACCCTACTGAGCAAGGAAACCCTGGCCCAGCAAATGAACAGCGTGCGCCACCTGGCGGTGGGCAGCGACGGTACCGTGGTCGCCTGCCAGCAGTTCATGGGCGATGCCGATGAAACTGCAGAGCTGCTGGCGATCAAGCGCCCGGGCGAGCCGTTCAAGGCTTTCCCGGTGCCTGAGCGGCAATTGCAGTCGATGGCCCAGTACACCGCCAGCGTGGCTATCCACAGCGACCTGCGCCTGGTGGCACTGACCGCGCCGCGGGCCAACCGCCTGTTCATCTGGGACCTGGACAGCGGCGCGGTGAAGCTCGATGCGCCGATGCCGGACTGTGCCGGTGTCGGGGCGGTGCAGGATGGCTTCGTGGTGACTTCCGGGCAGGGACGTTGCCGATTCTATGATTGCCGCAAGGCTGAACTGATCGGGCAACCGATGAACTTGCCTTCCGGTTTCTGGGACAACCATCTGCACCTGGCCTGA
- a CDS encoding lipopolysaccharide kinase InaA family protein — translation MAVAQREESRFDYYWRQQGEWVEEPNQRRGGESGVQRLDDGNGKLLYAKRQVGHIYRSLLHPFGRPTVLRELDALNSFEQLGVRVPRIVFCGAERDADRQWRALLVSEALDGFVELDTWHAEGARERYPQVVHERMLKDLADNLARMHLGHWQHGCLYGKHVFIKVIGEGEQARVEVALLDLEKCRRRISCQRAAGNDLRQLRRHSSLNDAEWQSLLYFYQMAFGSAVKGLGQ, via the coding sequence ATGGCTGTAGCCCAGCGTGAGGAGTCACGGTTCGATTATTACTGGCGTCAGCAGGGCGAATGGGTCGAGGAGCCCAACCAGCGGCGCGGTGGAGAGAGTGGTGTGCAACGGCTGGACGATGGCAACGGCAAGCTGCTGTATGCCAAGCGCCAGGTCGGGCATATCTATCGCAGCCTGCTGCATCCGTTCGGCCGGCCAACCGTATTGCGTGAGCTTGACGCGTTGAACAGCTTCGAACAGCTGGGTGTACGCGTGCCGCGCATCGTCTTTTGTGGCGCCGAGCGCGATGCCGACAGGCAATGGCGTGCGCTGCTGGTCAGCGAGGCGCTGGATGGCTTCGTCGAGCTCGATACCTGGCACGCCGAAGGGGCGCGCGAGCGTTACCCGCAAGTAGTGCACGAGCGCATGCTCAAGGATTTGGCCGACAACCTGGCGCGTATGCATCTGGGGCATTGGCAGCATGGTTGCCTGTATGGCAAGCACGTGTTCATCAAGGTGATCGGCGAGGGCGAACAGGCCCGTGTCGAAGTGGCTTTGCTCGATCTTGAGAAATGCCGCCGGCGCATCAGTTGTCAGCGCGCGGCGGGTAATGACCTTCGCCAGCTGCGCCGCCATTCGTCGCTCAATGACGCGGAATGGCAATCGCTGCTCTATTTTTACCAGATGGCGTTTGGCAGCGCTGTCAAAGGGTTAGGGCAATGA
- a CDS encoding sensor histidine kinase has translation MEFKQSLAQRIIIAFALMSALVAGAFAFGIVATVHLVEERLISSVLGGDLQRLLRMDSVSDWSHRPRPDQLFYFSGGRDDFELPKDLRHLDVGFHEVFRDQLSYHAMVEIVDGRRYVLLQDQSDFEERERVLFAVVVVGFVLSLVLAVVLGWLLARRVMAPVIRLARQVRHRDQLLGLAPPLAPDYAADEVGQLAVAFDDTLGRLRDALTRERLFTSDVSHELRTPLMVLATSCELLMENPNLDTRARSQVERIARATEEMRELVKTFLMLARAQRDQGAVASQANLREVADDLIGVWRDTIEQKGLTLYYDGRVSAGPLLYNATFLQSVMGNLLRNAAHYTDSGYIRLSLQPTGFTVEDSGVGIPEEQREAMFQPFVRGEERRGEGLGLGLSLVQRICDDQGWRVTLTSTAPHGCRFQVDLSQSAEKIDPTDL, from the coding sequence ATGGAGTTTAAGCAGAGCCTTGCCCAACGCATCATCATCGCTTTTGCGCTGATGAGCGCACTGGTGGCAGGGGCCTTCGCCTTCGGCATCGTCGCCACTGTGCACCTGGTCGAGGAGCGCTTGATCTCCTCGGTGCTTGGGGGCGACCTGCAACGGCTGTTGCGCATGGACAGCGTCAGCGACTGGAGCCACCGGCCACGCCCCGACCAGCTGTTCTACTTCAGCGGCGGGCGTGATGATTTCGAGCTGCCCAAGGACCTGCGCCACCTCGACGTCGGCTTCCATGAAGTGTTCCGCGACCAGCTCTCCTACCACGCCATGGTCGAGATCGTGGATGGCCGGCGTTACGTGCTGCTGCAGGACCAGAGCGATTTCGAAGAGCGCGAGCGGGTGCTGTTCGCTGTGGTCGTGGTCGGCTTCGTGCTCAGCCTGGTGCTGGCAGTGGTATTGGGTTGGCTGTTGGCCCGCCGGGTGATGGCGCCGGTGATCCGCCTGGCCCGCCAGGTTCGCCATCGCGACCAACTGCTTGGCCTGGCCCCGCCGCTGGCCCCGGATTACGCTGCGGACGAGGTGGGCCAGCTGGCGGTGGCGTTCGACGATACCCTGGGCCGCTTGCGCGATGCCCTGACCCGTGAGCGGCTGTTCACCAGCGATGTCAGCCATGAATTGCGCACGCCCCTGATGGTGTTGGCCACTTCGTGCGAGCTACTCATGGAAAACCCCAACCTGGATACCCGTGCGCGCAGCCAGGTGGAGCGGATTGCCCGTGCCACCGAAGAAATGCGCGAGCTGGTCAAGACCTTCCTGATGCTCGCCCGTGCCCAGCGCGATCAGGGTGCCGTAGCGTCCCAGGCCAACCTGCGCGAGGTCGCCGACGACCTGATCGGCGTATGGCGCGATACCATCGAACAGAAGGGCCTGACGCTGTATTACGACGGCCGGGTCAGTGCCGGCCCACTGCTGTACAACGCCACCTTCCTGCAATCGGTGATGGGCAACCTGCTGCGCAATGCTGCGCACTACACGGACAGCGGCTACATACGCCTGAGCCTGCAACCCACCGGCTTCACCGTGGAAGACAGTGGCGTGGGCATTCCCGAAGAGCAGCGCGAAGCCATGTTCCAGCCGTTCGTGCGGGGTGAAGAGCGCCGCGGCGAGGGCTTGGGCCTGGGCCTTTCGCTGGTGCAGCGCATTTGTGATGACCAGGGGTGGCGCGTCACGCTGACGTCGACGGCTCCTCATGGTTGCCGCTTCCAGGTCGACTTGAGCCAGAGTGCGGAGAAAATCGACCCCACGGATCTTTAG
- a CDS encoding efflux RND transporter periplasmic adaptor subunit codes for MLRRRMLIMLAVVVLIVLALGGYKAFSIYQQIQMFSAPRPPITVAAALAEERQWQERLPAVGSLKALQGVELSLEVEGIVKSLHFDSGQKVKAGQLLLQLNDDQETALLGTAQADLGLAKVDFGRGSQLVGDSAISRGEYDRLTAQYRRNQAVVDQLKASKTKKSISAPFSGTIGIRQVDVGDYLAAGAVIATLQDLSSLYVDFNVPEQALPHLSLGQQVQVQVAAYPGQTFPASLSAINPKVEESTRNLLVRATMANPDGKLLPGMFANLLVLLPNPRPQVVVPESAITYTLYGNSVYVAVPKQDKDGKPQQDDQGHPQLTAEQRTVQTGERRDGVVVVTKGLKAGEQVVTAGQLKLTPGAAIRIGQDTALKPEQGTPRAD; via the coding sequence ATGCTGCGCCGCCGCATGCTCATCATGTTGGCCGTCGTTGTGCTGATCGTGCTGGCCCTGGGGGGCTACAAGGCATTCTCGATCTACCAGCAGATCCAGATGTTCAGCGCCCCGAGGCCGCCCATCACCGTGGCCGCGGCCCTGGCTGAAGAACGCCAGTGGCAGGAGCGCCTGCCCGCCGTCGGCAGCCTCAAGGCTCTGCAAGGGGTCGAACTGAGCCTGGAAGTGGAAGGAATCGTCAAGTCCCTGCACTTCGACTCGGGCCAGAAGGTCAAAGCCGGGCAGCTGTTGCTGCAACTCAACGATGATCAGGAAACCGCCCTGCTCGGCACTGCCCAGGCCGATCTAGGCCTGGCCAAAGTCGACTTCGGTCGCGGTAGCCAACTGGTGGGCGATTCGGCAATCTCTCGCGGCGAGTACGATCGCCTTACCGCCCAGTACCGGCGCAACCAGGCCGTGGTCGACCAGCTCAAGGCGTCCAAGACCAAGAAGAGCATCAGCGCTCCGTTCAGCGGCACCATTGGCATCCGCCAGGTGGATGTCGGCGACTACCTGGCCGCCGGCGCGGTGATTGCCACCTTGCAGGACCTGTCCAGCCTGTATGTCGACTTCAACGTGCCTGAGCAGGCCTTGCCCCATCTGAGCCTGGGCCAGCAGGTTCAGGTGCAAGTGGCCGCGTATCCAGGCCAGACCTTCCCTGCCAGCCTCAGTGCGATCAACCCCAAGGTCGAGGAAAGCACCCGCAACCTGCTGGTACGCGCGACCATGGCCAACCCAGACGGCAAACTGCTGCCGGGCATGTTCGCCAACCTGCTGGTGCTGTTGCCAAACCCCCGCCCGCAGGTGGTGGTGCCGGAAAGCGCCATCACCTACACCCTGTATGGCAACTCGGTATACGTCGCCGTGCCCAAGCAGGACAAGGACGGCAAGCCGCAGCAGGATGACCAGGGCCATCCGCAACTCACCGCGGAACAACGCACGGTACAGACCGGCGAGCGGCGCGATGGCGTGGTCGTGGTCACCAAGGGGCTCAAGGCCGGCGAGCAGGTGGTGACCGCCGGGCAGCTCAAACTCACCCCCGGCGCGGCCATCCGCATCGGCCAGGACACCGCGCTCAAGCCCGAACAGGGCACCCCGCGCGCGGACTGA